The following coding sequences are from one Streptomyces sp. NBC_01485 window:
- a CDS encoding WxL protein peptidoglycan domain-containing protein — protein sequence MRKPYVLLLPFLLCLLFAAPAARAADNGDWSVYPASSAVAARPYFYVSADPGQTIEDKVVVANKTDQPLTFRLYAADAYNTARDGGFAVKSVGERMRGVGAWAELPKDRVTVPARQTVTVPFTVKVPEGAEPGDHPGAIVALDERVDQGDGSVALGVQRAVGARVYLTVGGPTVPALAVENVHISHHQPLIPGLGDSTATISYTLHNTGNVTLEPKAALTARGLFGRTLLTRDLRKLPSQLLPGQSVSLTERWTDAPQLDWTDVKLTATAKNTTESATATFVAVPWLAVSFVVAGIAIGGWLLLRRRSNPLGARGAHIMRLRRGARPAATHPQTTIDA from the coding sequence ATGCGCAAGCCGTACGTCCTCCTCCTGCCGTTCCTCCTCTGCCTGCTGTTCGCCGCTCCCGCCGCCCGGGCCGCCGACAACGGCGACTGGTCCGTCTACCCCGCCTCCTCGGCCGTCGCCGCGCGGCCCTACTTCTACGTCTCCGCCGACCCCGGTCAGACGATCGAGGACAAGGTCGTCGTCGCCAACAAGACCGACCAGCCCCTCACCTTCCGGCTGTACGCGGCCGACGCCTACAACACCGCGCGCGACGGCGGGTTCGCCGTGAAGTCGGTGGGGGAGAGGATGCGGGGCGTCGGCGCGTGGGCCGAACTGCCGAAGGACCGGGTCACCGTGCCCGCCCGGCAGACGGTCACCGTGCCGTTCACCGTCAAGGTGCCCGAGGGCGCGGAACCCGGCGACCATCCGGGCGCGATCGTCGCCCTCGACGAGCGGGTCGACCAGGGCGACGGCTCGGTCGCGCTCGGGGTGCAGCGGGCGGTCGGCGCTCGCGTCTACCTCACGGTCGGCGGTCCCACGGTGCCCGCCCTGGCCGTCGAGAACGTCCACATCAGCCACCACCAGCCCCTGATCCCCGGCCTCGGCGACAGCACGGCGACGATCTCCTACACCCTGCACAACACGGGAAACGTCACGCTCGAACCCAAGGCCGCCTTGACGGCGCGGGGCCTCTTCGGCCGCACCCTCCTGACCCGAGACCTGAGGAAGCTCCCCTCCCAACTCCTCCCGGGCCAGAGCGTCAGCCTGACCGAACGCTGGACCGACGCCCCCCAACTCGACTGGACAGACGTCAAGTTGACGGCAACCGCCAAGAACACAACCGAGTCGGCAACGGCGACGTTCGTGGCGGTGCCGTGGCTGGCGGTGTCGTTCGTAGTGGCCGGGATCGCGATAGGGGGGTGGCTACTGCTCAGGCGGCGGAGCAACCCCCTAGGGGCGCGGGGCGCTCACATCATGCGGCTCCGCCGCGGGGCGCGACCAGCCGCAACGCACCCGCAGACGACGATCGACGCTTAG
- a CDS encoding beta-xylosidase — MGSPRGSGSSRGSRRRRWASLLGVTALAVTAGGALACPAGAATNVNFPTHCIPPAIAGLPPIDGTTTAKVTADNTSPKVGDTVTVTYTVVTPAANNPTDLALPADIMTPTGKVALGGAQTGTVTVTGPKKNDPVPGKGVFPSFSMTGTFTVTSPGAITLSPGDYNIHTSYILELDTPCTVTNPPAPVSETVTAAANPPANTRAISLGSASGSPGASVAVSGGGFTAGASVTVAGRSGSGQTADRATLTASAQGNISGSLAVNDLATTGIVAYEGGAWTSDLGTAPAAYVVVDDTPVPAGSQKLTATVKAGTLSMSQAGDAVAMSAVDFGSGQASTGGLNAVTVKDFRGGPAGWSLTGKVTDFSGPGAKIDGELLSWTPACTTKAGSPSTCQAGSAGTVGASGATLASTPDGTATGGEFTADARLSLGVPAFTPPGSYAGVLTLTLT, encoded by the coding sequence GCGGGGCGCTGGCCTGTCCGGCGGGCGCCGCGACCAACGTGAACTTCCCGACGCACTGCATCCCGCCGGCCATCGCGGGACTCCCGCCGATCGACGGCACCACCACCGCCAAGGTCACGGCGGACAACACCAGTCCCAAGGTCGGCGACACCGTCACCGTCACGTACACGGTGGTCACGCCCGCCGCCAACAACCCCACCGACCTGGCCCTGCCGGCCGACATCATGACGCCGACGGGCAAGGTCGCCCTCGGCGGCGCGCAGACCGGCACCGTCACGGTCACGGGGCCGAAGAAGAACGACCCGGTGCCCGGCAAGGGCGTCTTCCCGTCGTTCTCCATGACCGGCACCTTCACGGTCACCTCGCCCGGCGCGATCACCCTCTCGCCCGGCGACTACAACATCCACACCAGCTACATCCTCGAGCTGGACACCCCCTGCACGGTGACCAACCCGCCCGCCCCGGTGTCGGAGACGGTCACCGCCGCCGCCAACCCGCCGGCCAACACCCGTGCCATCAGCCTGGGTTCGGCCTCCGGAAGCCCGGGCGCGAGCGTCGCCGTCAGCGGCGGCGGCTTCACGGCGGGCGCCTCGGTCACCGTCGCCGGACGGTCCGGGTCCGGCCAGACCGCGGACAGGGCGACCCTCACCGCGAGCGCGCAGGGGAACATCTCCGGGTCGCTCGCCGTCAACGACCTCGCCACCACCGGCATCGTGGCGTACGAGGGCGGCGCCTGGACCTCCGACCTGGGCACCGCGCCCGCCGCGTACGTCGTCGTCGACGACACGCCCGTACCCGCGGGCAGTCAGAAACTGACGGCCACCGTGAAGGCCGGCACCCTGTCGATGTCCCAGGCCGGGGACGCCGTGGCGATGTCCGCGGTCGACTTCGGTTCCGGTCAGGCCTCGACCGGGGGCCTCAACGCGGTGACCGTCAAGGACTTCCGCGGCGGCCCCGCCGGCTGGTCCCTGACCGGCAAGGTCACCGACTTCAGCGGCCCCGGCGCCAAGATCGACGGCGAGCTGCTGAGCTGGACGCCCGCGTGCACGACCAAGGCGGGCAGCCCGAGCACCTGTCAGGCCGGTTCGGCGGGCACGGTCGGCGCCTCGGGGGCGACCCTGGCGTCCACGCCCGACGGCACGGCCACCGGCGGCGAGTTCACCGCCGACGCCCGACTCTCCCTCGGCGTACCGGCGTTCACGCCTCCGGGCAGCTACGCCGGCGTCCTGACCCTGACGCTCACCTGA